Genomic window (Bosea vaviloviae):
AATGGCATTGATCAATCTGAGGAATCTCGGCGTCACCTTGGGCACGCCGCTCTTTTCGAATCTGGACCTGACGATCGGGGCGAATGACCGCCTCGGCCTCGTCGCCGCCAATGGCCGGGGCAAGTCGACCCTGCTGCATTGTCTCACCGGTGGCCTCGAGCCCAGCGCGGGCGAGATCACGCGCTCGCGCGGCTTGCGCGTCGGGCATGTCGAGCAGGATATCCCGGCCCGGTTCGCGGACACGGCCTTCCATGACCTCGTCCGCCAGGCCTTGCCGGCGGAGCAGGCCGACAGCGAAGGCTGGCGCGTCGATGTGGTGCTCGACTCGCTCGAGGTTCCCGAGCCGCTGCGCCAGCGCCCGCTCTCGCGCCTGAGCGGAGGCTGGCAGAGGCTGGCGATGCTGGCGCGCATCTGGGTGACCGAGCCCGATCTGCTGCTGCTGGACGAGCCGACCAACCATCTCGATCTCGCCCGGATCAATCAGCTGGAAGACTGGCTCAACGCCTTGCCGCGCGAGGTGCCCGTCGTCATATCGAGCCATGACCGCGCCTTCTTGGACGCGACGACCAACCGGACGCTGTTCCTGCGCCCGGAGCGCTCCCAGCTCTTCGCCTTGCCCTATACGAGGGCGCGGCTCGCGCTCGACGAGGTCGATGCCTCGCAGGAGCGCCGGTTCCAGCGCGACCTGAAGACCGCCCAGCAATTGCGCCGGCAGGCCGCGAAGCTCAGGAATATTGGGATCAATTCCGGCAGCGACCTCCTGGTGGTCAAGACCAAGCAGCTCAAGGAAAGAGCCGAGCGCCTGGAGGATGCGGCCTTGCCCGCGCATCGCGAGCGCTCGGCCGGGGCGATCAGGCTCGCTAATCGCGGCACCCATGCCAAGGTCCTGGTCACGCTCGACGATGCGACCATCGCGGCGCCTGACGGGACGCTGCTGTTCAAGACGGGCAAGCGCTGGATCAACCAGGGCGATCGCATCATCCTGCTCGGAGCCAACGGGACCGGCAAGTCGCGCCTCGTCAGCCTGATCAGGCGCGCGATCGTGGAGCCTCAGGGAGCGTCGGAGGCGATCAGGGCGACGCCGTCCCTGAAGCTCGGCTATAGCGACCAGAACCTGTCCGAGCTTGCGCCTGACGATACGCCCGGGGCGGCGATCGGCCGGCGCTTCGATGTCGGCGATCAGCGCGCCCGCTCGCTGCTGGCCGGCGCGGGCTTGACCATCGAGATGCAGGACGGCGCCATAGGCCGCCTTTCCGGCGGGCAGAAGGCGCGGTTGATGATGCTGATCTTGCGCCTGGCCAATCCCAATTTCTACCTGCTGGACGAACCGACCAACCATCTCGACATCGAGGGGCAGGAGGCGCTGGAGGCCGAGTTGATGGGCCAATTGATGGGCCCTGAGGCGAGCGGCCTGCTGGTCTCGCATGACCGCAGCTTCGCCCGGACGGTCGGCAATCGCTTCTGGCTGATCGAGAACCGGCGCCTGGTCGAGGTCGAGGGGCCCGATCGGCTCTTCGCGTCCGTCGCCAGGCGGGATAGCTGACGTATTGCGCCAGGATCCTCGCCGGAAAGATCCTGGCGCCATGAGGCGGCCGCAAAGGCCGCCTCATGGCAATGCGCGCGCGTCCGGAAAAACCGCCGGGCGCGACCTGCGCCAGCCTCATGGCGCGCATTCGCCGCGCCGTTCCGGCTTGTGCATCCCGGTCGAGGCGTTATCTGTCGGGCAAGGTCGCGTCCTGCGGCCTGTCGCCCCGCCCCGGGGATCTGGCGCAGCAGCGTGCGGTCCCGATCAGCCTTCGAGCGAGTTCGCATATGTCCTTCGGCCCGCATGAGCCAGGTATGCCCTTGCGCAGGCGCAGCCGCTGGTGGTGGCTCGGCCCGCTGGCGAGCGCGACGATCTTTATCGCCTCGCTGGTCGTGCTCTGGTTCATCATCCGGGAGATCGAGCCCGGCGCGCTCGCCGGGGCTTTCGCCAATGCCAGCCAGCGCCAGCTCGGCCTCGCGCTCGGCTTCACCGCGCTGAGCTATCTCCTGCTCACCGGCTACGACGCGCTGGCGCTGAAGCGGCTCGGGCTCTCCATCCCTTACCGCACCACGGCGCTCGCCTCCTTCACCAGCTATTCCGTGTCCTTCACGTTGGGTTTCCCGATCGTGACCGGCGGCACGGTGCGTTACTGGATCTATTCGCCCAAGGGCGTGCGCGCCTCCGAGGTCGCGAGCCTGACCGTGATCGCGGGCCTGACCTTCTGGCTCGGCCTCGGCGCGATCCTGTGCGCCTGCCTGTTCTACGATTCCGAGGGCGTTGCGCGGCTGGCGCGCACCTCGCCGCTGGTGGTGCAGGGCGTCGGCGCGGCGGTGGCGCTCGGCACGCTGGGCTACCTCGCCTGGATCGCGAGCGGCGAGCGCACCATCCGCGTCAGCGGCTGGAACCTGCCGCTGCCGGGCTTGGGGATCACGCTCGGTCAGATGTGCCTCGGCGCCTGCGAGGTCTGTGCGGCCGCGGCCGTGCTCTTCGTCCTGCTGCCGGGTGGGCACAATATCGACTATCCGAGCTTCCTCGCGGTCTATGTCTTCGCCTGCCTGATCGGCATCGCCAGCCACGCACCGGGAGGGCTCGGCGTCTTCGAGGCGACGATGCTGGTCGCGCTGAGCCGCCTGCCTTACGAGGGTGTGCTTGGCGCGCTGCTGCTCTTCCGCATCGCCTATTACCTTTTGCCCTTCATCCTGGCGCTCGTTCTGCTGGCGCTGAACGAGATGATCCGGCGGATCAGGCGGCGGGAGCGCTGAATCTCTCCAACGTCCCTGGATGCCGCTTATTCCTCTCCACCATTGTCGAGATAGCGCGCTGCGGTCAGCGTGATCTTGTGGTCGAGTTCGCCGATCGCCGCCTCGTCCTTGTCCTTGTAGGGGACCGCTTGGAGCACGAGGCGGATGGCGTTGAGCCGGGTGCGGAACTTGTCGTTGCCGCGCAGCACGCTCCAGGGCGCCGATGACGTCGAGCTGCGCTCCAGGATTTCGTCGAAGGCCTCGGAATAGGCGTCGAAGCGCGGAATCGCCTCGAAATCGATTGGCGACAGCTTCCAGCGCTTGAGCGGGTCGTGCCAGCGCGCATGCAGCCGCGTCATCTGCATCTCGCGGCCGATGGTCAGGAAGAGCTTGATCATGCGGATGCCGTCGCGCGCCAGCATGCCCTCGAAGACGGGGGCCTCGCGCAGGAAGGCGTCGGTCTGGTCGGGCGTGCAGAAGCTCATCACGCGCTCGACGCCGGCGCGATTGTACCAGGAGCGGTCGAAGAACACGATCTCGCCCGCCGCCGGCATTTCCGCGGCATAGCGCTGGAAATACCATTGCCCCTTCTCGGTGTCGGAGGGCTTCGACAGCGCCACCACGCGCGCCTGGCGCGGATTGAGATGCTGGGTGAAGCGGGTGATCGCGCCGCCCTTGCCGGCGCCGTCGCGGCCTTCGAGCACGATGACTATGCGTTCGCCGGTCTCGCGCACCCAGGCGAGGAGCTTCTGCAATTCGATCTGCAGCGGCTCCATCCCCTTGTCGTAATGCTTGCGCTTCATGCGCTTGTCATGGGGGTAGCCGCCGCTGCGGAAGGCGGCGTCGACGATGCGCTGGGGCAAGGTCTCCGCTTCGATGTCGAAGGCGTCGGATTCGGCCTTCTTCCGCTTCGTGGGCGCCGGCGGCTTTGTCTTGGCTGGGTCCGTTTTAGCAAGGCTTTTGGCGAGGCTCTTGGCGATGACGCGCTTGGGCACCTTCGTGCCGGCGGTCTTCGCTTTCGTCATGGACACGCGCTTGGCCATCTGTTTTCTCCTGGTCCTTGGCTGGCAAGCTAACCCGTGTGCGCGGTCAGGGGAATTGACGTGCGCCGGCGATCCGATCAGGAAGGCATCCTCTCGCGTCGTCCGGCTCTCGCGCCTGCCTCGGTGGCGAGAGGACAGCGCAAGGTGCCGCGTCCGATGTTCGAGACTGTCGACCCCAATGCCCCCGCCACGCTCGCCCTGATCGGGGCGCTCGGCTCGGCCGTCGTCCTGCTCGACGCGCAAGGCGTCGTCCAGGCGCTGAGCCCGGCGATGAATGCGCTGATCCCGGCGCTCGACCAGGGCCGGCAATTGACGCTCGTCATGCGCGATCCCGATCTGATCGGGGCGATGGAGCAGGTCTCGAGCCAGGGCGGGCGCCGCGTCATCGAACTGGTCGAGCGCGTGCCGGTCGAACGCACCTTTCGGATCCATATCGCGGCGTTGCGGACCGCGGGCGGGCGTCGCTCCTTGCTGCTGACCTTCGAGGATCTCAGCGAGCAGCGCGTCACCGAGCGCATGCGGGTCGATTTCGTCGCCAATGCCAGCCATGAACTGCGCACGCCTTTGGCCTCGCTGCTCGGCTTCGTCGAGACGCTGCAGGGCCCCGCTCGCAACGATGCCGGCGCGCGCGACCGCTTCCTGACGATCATGCGCGAGCAGGGCTTGCGCATGGCGCGCCTCGTCGACGATCTGCTCTCGCTCTCGCGCATCGAGCTGCGCGCCCATCTGGCGCCTGAAACCCCGGTCGATCTCGCCGGCATCTCGCGCGAGATCGTCGATTCGCTGACGCTGATGGCGCGCGAGCGTAATGTGAATCTGCGCCTGTCGCTGCCCGAGCAGCCGGTGAAGGTCGCCGGCGACCGCGACGAATTGCTGCGATTGATGGAGAATCTGGTCGAGAACGCCATTAAATATGGCCGTAGGGACGGCGAGGTCGCGATCGATGTCATCGATGGCGCGACCGAGGCCAGCGTCAGCGTGCGCGATGACGGGCCCGGCATCGCGCCCGAACACCTGCCGCGCCTGACCGAGCGCTTCTACCGGGTCGACACCGCCGCCAGCCGCGAAGCGGGCGGAACCGGCCTTGGCCTGGCCATCGTCAAGCACATCGTGCTGCGCCATCGCGGGCGCCTCACCATCGAGAGCCTGCTGGGGCAGGGCGCGACTTTCAAGGCGATCTTTCCGCGCCTCGGACCGGCGCCTCGGAGCCCGTCCTGAATCGTTTGTGACAGCTTTGATGACAGGATGTCATCCGTCTGTCACACAGAAGGTGTTCTGACGGGGCCGCTGAACGTGCGATCCAGAGAGGACATCTCAATGCGCAAAATTCTCATTCTCGCGGCCGCCTCAATCGGGCTGTCCGGCGCGGTCCAGGCTGCCGACATCACCGGCGCCGGCGCGACTTTCCCCTTCCCGATCTACGCCAAATGGGCTGAAGCCTATAAGAAGGAGACCAATATCGGTCTCAATTACCAGTCGATCGGCTCGGGTGGCGGCATCCGCCAGATCAAGGCCAAGACGGTCGCCTTCGGCGCCACCGACGCCCCGCTCAAGGGCGAGGACCTGACCAAGGACGGCCTGATCCAGTTCCCGACCGTGATGGGCGGCGTCGTTCCCGCGATCAACGTCGCCGGCGTCGAGGCCGGCAAGCTCAAGCTGACCGGCCCGATCATCGCCGCGATCTATATGGGCGACATCAAGAAGTGGAACGACCCCAAGATCGTCGCGCTCAACGCCGGCGTGACCCTCCCCGACGCCAACATCAACCCGGTCTATCGCTCGGACGGATCGGGCACGACCTATGTCTTCACCGATTACCTCTCCAAGGTTTCGGCTGACTGGAAGTCCAAGGTCGGCGCCAACCAGTCGGTCCAGTGGGCCGTCGGCATCGGCGGCAAGGGCAATGAGGGCGTCTCGGCTTCGGTCAAGCAGGTCGCCAACTCGATCGGTTATGTCGAGTACGCCTACGCCAAGCAGAACAAGCTCAACTTCGCGCTGATCCAGAACGCCGACGGCAACTACCCGGCCCCCGACGACAAGGCCTTCCAGGCCGCCGCCGCCAACGCCAACTGGAACGAGGCTCCCGGCTTCGGCATCTCGCTGAACAACCAGAAGGGCGCCGAAGCCTGGCCGATCACGGCCGCGACCTTCCTGCTCGTCCATGCCAAGCCGGAGAAGCCGGAAGAGGTGCAGGCCGCGCTGAAGTTCGTCGACTGGGCCTTCAAGAACGGCGACAAGCTCGCTCTCGACCTCGACTATGTGCCGCTGCCGACCGCCGTCAAGGATCAGGTCCGCAACGCCTGGAAGGGCGTCACCGACCCGGCCGGCAAGCCGATCTTCTGATCGGAGCGCGACAAGGCGAAGCGGGCTCCCTGCTTCGCCACGTTATTCTCAGCCTTCATCCTTCGAGACGCGCCTGCGGCGCTCCTCAGGATGAGGGCTGAGGTTGCTCAGGCCGATAAAGCGGCTTGGGAAGCCTCGGCAACGATACCGGAGTACCCGCGGATGACCGCCGTGACCGACCACATGACCGTTCCCGGCGCTGCGCCCCAGCGAAAGACCCCCAAGGGCACCTTCGACATCATCTTCCGCAACGCCAGCTTCCTGTCGGCGCTGTTCGTCCTCGTCCTGCTCGCCGGCATCATGCTGTCGATGATCATGGGCGGCTGGCCGGCCTTCCGCGAGATGGGGCTCGGCTTCCTGACCTCCAGCGTCTGGGACACGCAGAACGACCAGTACGGCGCCTGGCCCGCCATCGTCGGCACCCTCTCGACCGCCCTTCTGGCGCTGGTCATCGGCGTGCCGCTGTCGCTGGGCATCGCCGTCTACCTGACGCAGCTCGCACCGCCCTGGTTCAAGCAGCCGGTCTCGACCGCGATCGAACTCCTCGCCGCCGTGCCCTCGATCATCTACGGCATGTGGGGCCTGTTCGTCTTCGTGCCGCTGTTTGCAGCCTATGTGCAGGTGCCGCTCTCCAACATCGTCGAAGGCCTGCCTATCGTCGGCACGGTGCTGTATTCGCGCTCGCCCTCCGGCCTCGGCATCCTCACGGCCGGCATCATCCTCGCCTTCATGATCATCCCCTTCATCGCCTCGATCACCCGCGACATGCTGGACCAGATTCCGTCCGTGCTGCGCGAGAGCGCCTACGGTATCGGCGCGACCACCTGGGAGGTGGTGCGCCATGTGCTGGTGCCGCAGGCCGGCGTCTCGATCATCGGCGCGATCATGCTGGGCCTCGGCCGTGCGCTGGGCGAAACCATGGCGGTGACCTTCGTCGTCGGCAACGCCAACCGGCTCTCGGCCTCGATCATGGATCCCGGCTCGACAATCGCCTCGCGCATCGCCAACGAGTTCAATGAGGCCATGGGCCTGCAACTCAATGCGCTGATCGCGCTGGGCTGCATCCTGTTCTTCGTCACCTTCGTCGTCCTCGTCATCGCGCGCATCCTGGTGTCGCGCGTCAAAGCCTACTGAGCGAGCCCGGTCATGAGCCTGACGACACCCTCCACCGTCCGCCCGCTGCCCCATGCCGAATGGGGCCGCGTCCGCCAGTCGCGCCGCACGGCCGATAAACTCATGCGCATCATCGCGGCCGGCTTCACCGGCCTTGCGATCTTCGTGCTGTTCTGGATTCTCGGCATGCTGATCGTGAAGGGCGTCGGCGGGTTGTCCGTCGCGACCTTCACGCAGATCACGCCGGGTCCCGGTTCGGAGGGCGGCGGCCTCGCCAACGCCATCGTCGGCTCGATCGTGCTGACCTTCCTCGGCATCGTGGTGGCGACGCCGATCGGCGTGCTCGCCGGCACCTATCTCGCCGAATACGGCAAGGGCTCGAAGCTCGCCGACCTGATCCGTTTCATCAACGACATCCTGCTCTCGGCGCCCTCGATCCTGATCGGCCTGTTCGTCTACGTCATCATGGTCGAGCCTCTGGGCGGCTATTCCGGCTGGGCCGGCGGCGTGGCGCTCGGCATCATCGCGATCCCGGTCATCGTGCGGACCACCGAGGACATGCTGCGCCTGGTTCCGGGGCCGCTGCGCGAGGCCGGCTCGGCGCTCGGCGCGCCGCCTTCCGTCGTGATCACCTCGATCACCTGGCGGGCGGCCAAATCCGGCATGGTCACCGGCATCCTGCTCGCTCTTGCCCGCATCGCCGGCGAGACCGCGCCGCTGATCTTCACCGCGCTGAACAACAATTTCTGGTTCTCGCCCTCTCTCTCGGGCGGCGTTTCCAACTTGCCGGTGACGATCTACCAGTTCGCCTCGGCGCCTTACGAGAACTGGCAGCAGCTCGCCTGGGCCGGCTCGCTGATCATCACCATGTCGATCCTGGTGCTCTCGCTCATCGCCCGCCGCATCGTGCGCGGCTCCAAGTAATCCGTCGCTTCAAACAATACGTCGCTTCTGACATTCGTCGCGTCCGATCCGAAGGAACCCTTCGATGCTTTCGACCCTGGAACTGAGCCCGCAATCACTCGACGCCGATGCCCCCGTCCGGATCGCGGTCAAGAACCTCGATTTCTACTACGGCGAGCACAAGGCGCTGAAGAGCGTCAATCTCGATTTCCGCGACCGCCACGTCACGGCGCTGATCGGCCCCTCGGGCTGCGGCAAGTCGACCCTGCTGCGCATCTTCAACCGCATCTACTCGCTCTACCCTGAGCAGCGCGCCACCGGCGAGGTCATCCTCGACGGCCGCAACGTCATCTCCAACGATGTCGACGTGAACGAGTTGCGCTCGCGCATCGGCATGGTCTTCCAGAAGCCGACGCCGTTCCCGATGTCGATCTACGACAATGTCGCCTTCGGCATCCGGCTCTATGAGAAGCCGCCGAAGTCGGAGCTCGACGATCGCGTCGAGGGCGCGCTGCGCCGCGCGGCGCTCTGGGACGAGGTCAAGGACAAGCTCAAGGCCTCGGGCATGGGCCTGTCGGGCGGCCAGCAGCAGCGCCTGTGCATCGCGCGCACCATCGCGCAGAAGCCGGAGGTGATCCTGTTCGACGAACCGACCTCGGCGCTCGATCCGATCTCGACCGGCAAGATCGAGGATCTGCTGGAGCAGCTCAAGACCGATTTCACCATCGTCATCGTCACCCACAACATGCAGCAGGCGGCGCGTATCTCGCAGTATACCGCCTTCATGTATCTTGGCGAGGTGATCGAGTTCGCGCCGACCAACACCATCTTCATGAACCCGCACAAGAAGCAGACCCAGGACTATGTCACCGGCCGCTTCGGCTGACTGTCGAACCCTGTTTTCGCTTCCAGAGGATCCGCCGCGATGACCGACCATATCGTCCGCTCCTACGACGCCGAACTCGAGGCGCTGCGCCGCAGCCTCGCCGAGATGGGCGGCATGTCCGAGCGCATGCTCGGCGATTCCACCGTGGCGCTGGTGCGCCGCGACACCACGCTCGCCCAGAAGGTGATCAGCGCCGACCAGCGCCTCGACAACCTGCAGCGCGATGTCGAGGAGCGCGCGGTCCTGACCATCGCGCGGCGCCAGCCGCTGGCGAACGACCTGCGTGAATTGATCTCGGCGATCCGCATCGCTGCCGACATCGAGCGCGTCGGCGATCTCGCCAAGAACATCGCCAAGCGCGCGGTCGCGATCTCCGGCCAGTTCCAGCCGCCGCATCGCGCCGTGGTCGGGCTCGAGCATATGAGCCGCCTCGTCCAGGCCCAGCTCAAGGACGTGCTCGACGCCTATGCCGCGAGCAACGAACAGAAGGCCATGGAGGTCTGGCGCCGCGACGACGAGATCGACGCGCTCTACACCTCGCTCTTCCGGGAATTGCTGACCTATATGATGGAAGATCCGCGCAACATCACCTTCTGCACGCATCTCCTGTTCTGCGCCAAGAACGTCGAGCGCATCGGCGATCACACCACCAACATCGCCGAGACGATCCATTATCTCGTCACCGGCGAGTCGCTCGATCTCAACCGCCCGAAGCTCGACACCACCGACATCAATGTCGAGGCGGTGACGGGGAGCTGATGGAATGAACGCACCGGCACCTTTCCCGTCAGGGTCGTCCTCGGGCTTGTCCCGAGGATCATCCCGACCATCCACGTCTTCGCCGGTCGAGACCTGTGTTCAAGACATGGATGCTCGCCACAAGGGCGAGCATGACGGTGTGTGTCGGCTGAATGCCAAGAACGGAACCGAGACATGCCCGCACGCATCCTGATCGTCGAGGACGAGGAGCCGCTCACCCTGCTCCTGCGCTACAATCTCGAAGCCGAGGGCTTCGAGGTCGACAGCGTCGCGCGCGGCGACGATGCTGAACTGCATCTGCGCGACCACACGCCCGACCTCGTCCTGCTCGACTGGATGCTGCCGGGCCTGTCGGGCATCGAGCTCTGCCGCCGCCTGCGCACGCGCCGCGACACCGAGCGCGTGCCGATCATCATGCTCACCGCCCGCGGCGAGGAGACCGAGCGCGTGCGCGGCCTCGCCACCGGTGCTGACGACTACGTGGTCAAGCCGTTCTCGCTGCCTGAACTGATCGCGCGCATCCAGGCGCTGCTGCGCCGGGCGAAGCCTGGCCATGTCGCCGGGCTGCTCGCGGCCGGCGATCTCGAGCTCGACCGCACGACGCGCCGCGTCCGCCGCTCCGGCGCGGAATTGCATCTCGGCCCGACCGAATTCCGCCTGCTCGAATTCCTGATGCAGGCGCCTGGCCGGGTCTATTCCCGCGCACAACTCCTCGACGCCGTCTGGGGTCGCGACGTCTATATCGACGAGCGCACGGTCGACGTTCATGTCGGGCGCCTGCGCAAGGCGATCACGCCCGGTGACGCCAAGGACCCGCTGCGCACCGTGCGCGGCGCGGGCTACGCTTTCGACGAGACTTTCGCGCGGGGCTGAAAGCGCGCGTCATTCTCGGGTTTGACCCGAGAATCTCCAGCCGCATGAAGCGCCATTCGGTTCGGCATGAGATGCGCGGGTCAAGCCCGAGCATGGACGATCGCGCTTGACCCGCGCGCCCGCCGGCCCCAAGCCCTCCCGATGCAAAACAAATCCATCGCGATCATCGGCGCAGGCCCCTCCGGCCTGATCGCCGCCGAGCGGCTGTCCGCCGCCGGCCACGCCGTTACGGTCTATGACCGCATGCCCTCGCCGGCGCGTAAATTCCTGCTTGCCGGCCGCGGTGGGCTGAACCTGACCCATTCCGAACCGCTGGATCAGTTCCTGACGCGCTATCGCGGCGCGCAGGCCTGGCTCGAACCGGCGATCCGCGCCTTCCCGCCCCAGGCTTTGCGCGATTGGGCCGACGGTCTCGGCGCCGACAGCTTCATCGGCACGAGCGGGCGCGTCTTTCCCAAGGCGATGAAGGCCTCGCCTCTGCTGCGCGCCTGGCTGCGCCGGCTGGAAGGGCAAGGCGTGACATTCGCTCCGGGCAGGCTCTGGACCGGCTGGAGCGCCGATGGCGCGCTCGCCTTCCAGACCCGCGACGGCGGGGTCGAGACGATCCGGCCCGGCGCGACCTTGCTGGCGCTCGGCGGCGCGAGCTGGCCGCGCCTTGGCTCAGATGGCGGCTGGGCGCCTCGACTCGTGGAGCGCGGAGTCACCGTCGCGCCGCTGCTGCCGGCCAATGGCGGCTTCACGGTGGCCTGGTCGGCGACGATGCGCGAGCGCTTCAGTGGCGCGCCGTTGAAGCGCATCGTCATTCGCTTCGGTGAGCGTCAGGCCACCGGTGAGGCGATGATCGATGCCGACGGTATCGAGGGCGGCGCGGTCTATGCGCTCTCGGGCCTGCTGCGCGAGGCGATCCTGCGCCAGGGCAGGGCGGCGGTCACGCTCGACCTGCGGCCCGACATGGAGACCGCCCGCCTCGTTGAGCGTCTGGCGAAGCGTCGCAAGGGCGAGACGCTGAGCAACCATCTGCGCAAGGCGGCGGGCCTGTCGCCGGCTGCGATCGCGCTCCTGCGCGAGGCGAGCCCGCGCTTGCCTGAGGACGCAGCGGCCTTGGCGGCGCTGATCAAGACCGCTCCCCTCACACTCACCGGCCTCGCCCCGATCACGCGGGCGATTTCGAGCGCCGGCGGCATCGAAGCTGGTGCGGTCACCCCCGATTTCATGCTGAAGGCATTGCCCGGCGTCTTCGTTGCCGGCGAGATGCTGGACTGGGAAGCCCCGACCGGCGGCTACCTGCTGCAGGCCTGCTTCGCCACCGGCATCGCGGCGGCGGCGGGGCTGGAGGCTTGGCTGGCGCGAGGGTAAGCTGAGCAAGAAATCTCGCTCCAGAACCTCCACGTCATCCTGGACAAGCGGCGGAGCCGCGTAGCTCCGGGATCCATCGTAGAGCCAGGTCCGTCAAAGGATCGGCCCTCCGATGATCCCGGCGCTCCGCTTCGCTTCGGCCAGGATGACGGCGTGGTTCCGGGAGACATCTGGCTCCGGGAGACATGGGACAAGCGAGTGCGCTTCTCCCGCCTGCCCCTAGGTCTGCCCCTTCGTCACGCGTCGTGAGGTGAGGCCACCCCGCGCTCGCGGTCCCGGGCCCGCTCGTAGATGGCGCCGAGATCGTGGCTTACCAGCATGACGGCGTCCTGGCTCAACGGCTTGGCCTGGATCGCCCCATTGGTCAGCAGGAAGAGCTGCACCAGCGCCGAGCGCCCGGCATCGTCCAGGCCCATGA
Coding sequences:
- the phoU gene encoding phosphate signaling complex protein PhoU, which codes for MTDHIVRSYDAELEALRRSLAEMGGMSERMLGDSTVALVRRDTTLAQKVISADQRLDNLQRDVEERAVLTIARRQPLANDLRELISAIRIAADIERVGDLAKNIAKRAVAISGQFQPPHRAVVGLEHMSRLVQAQLKDVLDAYAASNEQKAMEVWRRDDEIDALYTSLFRELLTYMMEDPRNITFCTHLLFCAKNVERIGDHTTNIAETIHYLVTGESLDLNRPKLDTTDINVEAVTGS
- the phoB gene encoding phosphate regulon transcriptional regulator PhoB, yielding MPARILIVEDEEPLTLLLRYNLEAEGFEVDSVARGDDAELHLRDHTPDLVLLDWMLPGLSGIELCRRLRTRRDTERVPIIMLTARGEETERVRGLATGADDYVVKPFSLPELIARIQALLRRAKPGHVAGLLAAGDLELDRTTRRVRRSGAELHLGPTEFRLLEFLMQAPGRVYSRAQLLDAVWGRDVYIDERTVDVHVGRLRKAITPGDAKDPLRTVRGAGYAFDETFARG
- a CDS encoding TIGR03862 family flavoprotein, encoding MQNKSIAIIGAGPSGLIAAERLSAAGHAVTVYDRMPSPARKFLLAGRGGLNLTHSEPLDQFLTRYRGAQAWLEPAIRAFPPQALRDWADGLGADSFIGTSGRVFPKAMKASPLLRAWLRRLEGQGVTFAPGRLWTGWSADGALAFQTRDGGVETIRPGATLLALGGASWPRLGSDGGWAPRLVERGVTVAPLLPANGGFTVAWSATMRERFSGAPLKRIVIRFGERQATGEAMIDADGIEGGAVYALSGLLREAILRQGRAAVTLDLRPDMETARLVERLAKRRKGETLSNHLRKAAGLSPAAIALLREASPRLPEDAAALAALIKTAPLTLTGLAPITRAISSAGGIEAGAVTPDFMLKALPGVFVAGEMLDWEAPTGGYLLQACFATGIAAAAGLEAWLARG